In Zetaproteobacteria bacterium, a single genomic region encodes these proteins:
- a CDS encoding 30S ribosomal protein S12, with the protein MPTINQLIRKPRRDKRKINKVPALQACPQRRGVCTRVYTTTPKKPNSALRKVARVRLTNGYEVTAYIPGEGHRLQEHSVVLIRGGRVKDLPGVRYHILRGVLDATGVEGRRQARSKYGAKRPK; encoded by the coding sequence ATGCCGACCATCAACCAGTTGATTCGCAAGCCGAGACGCGACAAACGGAAGATCAACAAGGTTCCGGCGCTGCAGGCCTGTCCGCAACGGCGCGGGGTCTGCACGCGCGTCTATACCACCACGCCGAAGAAGCCCAACTCGGCGCTGCGGAAGGTGGCCCGCGTGCGTTTGACCAACGGCTACGAGGTGACCGCCTACATTCCGGGCGAGGGGCACCGGCTGCAGGAGCACTCGGTGGTGCTGATCCGGGGCGGCCGTGTGAAGGACCTGCCGGGTGTGCGCTACCACATCCTGCGCGGGGTGCTGGATGCGACCGGGGTGGAAGGGCGCAGGCAGGCGCGCTCCAAGTACGGCGCCAAGCGGCCCAAGTAG
- a CDS encoding carbamoyl transferase produces MRASWSRCAASSSRRGCSDARGECRHRAAGRRRMTDGCIIGYNGDSAHRPERGSHDSGAALIDREGRVVAACNEERFSRIKQDVRFPFASLAYVSRECGHPSTAASTWLSPWRQKPMLDRLFRHLHEVSEGDAALRRYYWKQQHGRWARLLRHRRRTLPEWLHPRSLYRTDHHHCHAATAYYCAPFGSRPVLVLTLDGQGDFASGSLWHGADGRLTRLADFDALNSIGNLYAAFTGFLGFTPNRHEGKIVGLAAYGRGRALAERLLSHCRPGAWDRLFDAELTLLVSRPGHPRARRFLERLCEGASREDIAAGIQEAVERLVVEMVRDYCSSTGCRLLALAGGVFANVKLNQRILEMEEVDNIYVHPNMGDGGLAVGAALAALAEEKGGLQPRFLQSVYLGPDIGAEEARSAIEEAGLAWSRPEDLAGEAARLLAEGKVVARAAGRMEYGPRALGNRSILASCDDPSINQWLNARLRRTEFMPFAPIIMEEHARDYFPAWRPEHVAARFMTVTYDASELAKENIPAAIHVDGTARPQVLRREDNPEVYAILAAYHRRTGVPALINTSFNMHEEPIVCTAVDAVRAFMQGELDALICADLLVVNG; encoded by the coding sequence ATGCGCGCCAGTTGGAGCCGCTGCGCCGCATCTTCGAGCAGGAGGGGCTGCTCTGATGCTCGTGGGGAGTGCCGTCATCGGGCTGCCGGGAGGAGGCGGATGACGGATGGCTGCATCATCGGCTACAACGGCGACAGCGCCCATCGGCCGGAGCGGGGATCGCACGACTCGGGTGCCGCCCTGATCGATCGGGAAGGGAGGGTGGTCGCGGCCTGCAATGAAGAGCGCTTCTCCCGCATCAAGCAGGATGTGCGCTTTCCGTTTGCATCACTGGCCTATGTCTCCCGGGAGTGTGGCCATCCCTCCACCGCGGCGTCGACGTGGCTGTCGCCTTGGCGACAGAAACCGATGCTGGATCGCCTCTTCCGCCATCTTCACGAGGTGTCGGAAGGGGACGCGGCGCTGCGCCGATACTACTGGAAGCAGCAACACGGCCGCTGGGCGCGCCTGTTGCGTCATCGACGGCGGACCCTGCCGGAATGGCTGCATCCGCGCTCGCTCTACCGGACCGATCACCACCACTGTCATGCCGCCACCGCCTATTACTGCGCGCCGTTCGGCAGCCGGCCGGTATTGGTGCTGACGCTCGATGGTCAGGGGGATTTCGCCTCGGGGAGTCTCTGGCACGGAGCGGATGGCAGGTTGACCAGGCTGGCCGATTTCGATGCGCTGAACTCGATCGGCAACCTCTATGCGGCGTTTACCGGATTTCTGGGCTTCACACCCAACCGCCACGAGGGGAAGATCGTAGGGCTGGCGGCGTACGGCCGCGGCCGTGCGCTCGCCGAACGGCTGTTGAGCCATTGTCGACCCGGGGCGTGGGATCGACTGTTCGATGCGGAGTTGACCCTGCTGGTCTCCCGTCCCGGTCACCCCCGGGCACGCCGGTTTCTGGAGAGGCTCTGCGAGGGAGCCTCGCGCGAGGATATCGCCGCCGGTATTCAGGAGGCGGTCGAGCGGCTGGTCGTGGAGATGGTGCGGGACTACTGCTCCTCCACCGGCTGCCGTTTGCTCGCCCTGGCCGGCGGGGTGTTTGCCAATGTCAAGCTCAACCAGCGCATTTTGGAGATGGAGGAGGTGGACAACATCTATGTCCATCCCAATATGGGCGACGGAGGGTTGGCTGTCGGCGCGGCGCTCGCCGCCCTGGCGGAGGAGAAAGGGGGATTGCAGCCCCGTTTTCTCCAATCGGTCTACCTTGGGCCGGATATCGGTGCGGAAGAGGCGCGCTCGGCGATCGAGGAGGCGGGGCTTGCCTGGAGCAGGCCGGAGGATCTCGCCGGGGAGGCGGCACGGCTGTTGGCCGAAGGGAAGGTCGTGGCCAGGGCCGCCGGTCGGATGGAGTACGGGCCGCGCGCGCTGGGCAACCGGTCGATCCTTGCCTCGTGCGACGATCCGTCGATCAATCAGTGGCTGAACGCCAGGCTGCGGCGAACCGAGTTCATGCCGTTCGCGCCGATCATCATGGAGGAGCATGCCCGCGACTACTTCCCCGCCTGGCGGCCCGAGCATGTGGCGGCGCGCTTCATGACCGTCACCTACGATGCGTCGGAGCTGGCCAAAGAGAACATCCCCGCGGCGATCCATGTCGACGGCACCGCCCGGCCGCAGGTGTTGCGCCGTGAGGACAACCCGGAGGTCTACGCCATCCTGGCCGCCTACCACCGGCGGACCGGAGTGCCGGCGTTGATCAATACCAGCTTCAACATGCACGAGGAGCCGATCGTCTGCACGGCGGTCGATGCGGTACGCGCCTTCATGCAGGGCGAACTCGACGCGCTCATTTGCGCCGATCTCCTGGTGGTGAACGGCTGA
- a CDS encoding 30S ribosomal protein S7, whose product MPRKGPPNRRPVAPDARYGDVRVSAVINKVMRDGKKSLAEGIVYRAMEIAAQKSGAEPLALLHRALDAVKPLVEVKSRRVGGATYQVPVEVTERRQESLAVRWLVEYARKRSEHTMAERLGGEIADAVQERGGAYKKRDETHRMAEANKAFSHFRW is encoded by the coding sequence ATGCCACGCAAGGGTCCTCCAAACCGCAGGCCTGTCGCCCCCGACGCGCGCTACGGCGACGTCCGGGTCTCGGCGGTGATCAACAAGGTGATGCGCGACGGCAAGAAGTCGCTTGCGGAGGGGATCGTCTACCGGGCGATGGAGATCGCGGCGCAGAAGAGCGGTGCGGAGCCGCTGGCGCTGCTGCATCGCGCGCTGGACGCGGTCAAGCCGCTGGTGGAGGTGAAGTCCCGTCGGGTCGGCGGCGCTACCTACCAGGTGCCGGTGGAGGTGACCGAGCGGCGGCAGGAGTCGTTGGCGGTGCGCTGGCTTGTGGAGTACGCCCGCAAGCGCAGCGAGCACACCATGGCCGAGCGTCTGGGCGGGGAGATCGCCGACGCCGTGCAGGAGCGCGGCGGTGCCTACAAGAAGCGGGACGAAACCCACCGCATGGCCGAGGCGAACAAGGCCTTTTCGCATTTCCGCTGGTAG